One genomic segment of Desulfocapsa sulfexigens DSM 10523 includes these proteins:
- a CDS encoding TrkH family potassium uptake protein, with the protein MVQQATELRYAVRFRVVCKYFGQMSLVLATLSLAPFVVSVICGDIDISLRYGVVICGLAVLGASLSRLRTPARVQANEGMMLVALIFFFTPLVMSYPMMGSGLGFFDAFFEAVSGVTTTGLSTKATLVGAPPTFLFARAWMQWYGGLGIVVLSLALVIQPGLDAKGLAVTEAESDDLVGGTRAHARRVLKVYIILTVLGIIGSLAVGMRCFDGVLYTFAAVSTGGFAPNDTSLAILGWPAQVWISLLCLAGAIPLAFWYGMFKEKWRVGVEFLQMRAIIIVILIVSLTIGAAMRLSTDMAWTQILHHAPLLAFSAQTTAGFSSISCDQLDAGSKLVLISSMLVGGGFGSTSGGFKLLRLLIAVSVLRLILVRTCLPRHAVIEHRLVGRRLRDQDIHAALLLIVLFVAVVLFSWLPFVVMGFSPLDSLFEVVSATGTVGLSVGLTNANLPALLKGVLCVDMLMGRLEIIAWLMMIYPGTWFGRRMEET; encoded by the coding sequence GTGGTACAACAGGCAACAGAACTCAGATACGCGGTTCGGTTTCGTGTGGTCTGCAAGTATTTCGGCCAGATGTCCCTAGTGCTCGCTACGCTGTCGCTGGCGCCGTTTGTGGTGTCGGTAATCTGTGGCGACATCGACATCAGCCTGCGGTATGGCGTGGTTATTTGCGGACTCGCGGTCCTCGGGGCCAGCCTGTCCCGGCTGCGGACTCCTGCCAGGGTACAGGCCAATGAAGGCATGATGTTGGTCGCATTGATATTTTTCTTTACGCCGTTGGTGATGTCCTACCCGATGATGGGCTCGGGACTTGGCTTTTTCGATGCCTTCTTTGAAGCCGTCTCCGGGGTGACGACCACTGGACTGAGCACGAAGGCGACGCTTGTTGGCGCGCCGCCGACATTTCTTTTTGCTCGCGCCTGGATGCAGTGGTATGGAGGGCTGGGTATCGTTGTTCTTTCCCTGGCGCTCGTCATCCAGCCGGGTCTGGATGCAAAGGGTCTTGCCGTCACCGAGGCGGAAAGTGATGATCTTGTCGGTGGTACACGGGCCCACGCACGGCGCGTCCTGAAAGTCTATATCATTTTGACCGTCCTCGGTATCATCGGTTCGCTTGCCGTGGGCATGAGGTGTTTCGACGGGGTTCTGTATACCTTTGCGGCGGTTTCGACCGGAGGCTTTGCCCCGAATGACACCAGCCTCGCGATCTTAGGCTGGCCCGCTCAGGTGTGGATTAGTCTGCTCTGCCTTGCCGGGGCTATCCCGCTTGCGTTCTGGTATGGGATGTTTAAAGAAAAATGGCGCGTTGGCGTTGAATTTCTTCAGATGCGGGCCATCATCATCGTTATTCTGATCGTTTCGCTGACAATTGGTGCTGCAATGCGACTCAGTACCGACATGGCATGGACCCAGATACTCCATCACGCACCACTGCTCGCTTTTTCTGCGCAGACAACCGCTGGTTTTTCTTCAATTTCCTGTGATCAGCTCGATGCAGGCTCAAAACTGGTTCTGATCAGCTCGATGCTGGTGGGTGGCGGTTTTGGATCGACCTCCGGTGGCTTCAAGCTGCTGCGGCTGTTGATTGCGGTGAGTGTGTTGCGGCTGATCCTGGTACGAACCTGTCTGCCGAGACACGCCGTCATCGAGCATCGGTTGGTAGGCCGCCGGTTGCGGGATCAAGATATTCACGCGGCCCTTCTACTTATTGTGCTGTTCGTTGCAGTTGTTCTATTTTCCTGGCTGCCGTTTGTGGTAATGGGGTTCAGCCCGCTCGACTCTCTGTTTGAAGTGGTTTCGGCGACGGGAACGGTTGGGTTGTCCGTGGGACTGACAAATGCCAACTTGCCAGCCCTGCTCAAAGGCGTTTTGTGTGTTGACATGCTGATGGGAAGACTTGAAATCATCGCCTGGCTGATGATGATCTATCCCGGGACGTGGTTTGGCAGAAGAATGGAGGAAACATGA
- a CDS encoding two-component system sensor histidine kinase NtrB gives MSDHVSPHFCHLILENIPVAVVTMDADFNITSFNNPAEDLTGYSALEVMGKSCSEILHSKSRNTESPLQTLKEAGVPTSGVETELINRYDEHIPVRLSAASIKNDDGEVIGFLEIIEDFSREKSLEREKNNFQNMLAHDMKSPLVAILGLTKRIQEHHEDMSADKLDTYCKTIKYSGEQLESLVLEFLEFSRQVTDKVRLNLEEIDLPELLNQLILRCQPQASEKGSTIRLEYDSVSPILADSRQLQRVFENLFSNAIKFIHQNGEIVTSVNEHDRDVVIQIKDNGLGISDDDLPYIFDAFHQSKSSSKGHGLGLAAVKAIVQGHGGRVSVKSSLNTGSVFTVRIPKRK, from the coding sequence ATGTCTGACCATGTTAGTCCTCACTTCTGCCATCTAATTTTAGAAAATATTCCTGTTGCTGTAGTGACCATGGATGCAGATTTTAATATCACCTCTTTTAATAATCCAGCAGAGGACTTAACGGGGTATTCCGCCTTAGAGGTCATGGGAAAATCATGTTCTGAAATATTACATAGTAAAAGCCGTAACACAGAAAGCCCTTTACAAACTTTAAAGGAAGCCGGTGTACCGACCTCCGGCGTTGAGACCGAACTTATAAACCGTTATGATGAACATATTCCGGTAAGACTAAGTGCTGCTTCAATTAAAAATGATGATGGCGAAGTCATCGGCTTTTTGGAGATAATTGAAGATTTTTCCAGGGAAAAGTCCTTAGAGCGCGAAAAAAACAACTTTCAAAATATGCTGGCCCATGACATGAAGTCTCCATTGGTTGCCATTTTAGGTCTGACAAAAAGAATCCAGGAACACCATGAAGATATGTCAGCAGACAAGCTTGATACCTATTGTAAAACTATTAAATACTCTGGAGAACAGTTGGAGTCTCTGGTGTTGGAATTTTTGGAATTCTCAAGACAAGTCACAGATAAGGTAAGACTTAATTTGGAAGAAATCGATTTACCAGAACTTCTTAATCAACTCATTCTGAGATGTCAGCCCCAGGCGTCAGAAAAAGGAAGTACTATACGTTTGGAGTATGACTCTGTATCGCCTATTCTAGCAGACAGCAGACAACTGCAGCGAGTGTTCGAAAATCTGTTTTCTAACGCTATAAAATTTATTCATCAAAATGGAGAGATTGTCACCAGCGTCAATGAGCATGACAGAGATGTGGTCATTCAAATAAAAGATAATGGGCTTGGAATTTCAGATGATGACTTACCATATATTTTTGATGCTTTTCATCAAAGTAAATCAAGCAGTAAGGGGCATGGACTAGGTCTTGCGGCTGTAAAAGCTATTGTTCAAGGGCATGGAGGACGTGTCTCTGTGAAAAGCAGTTTGAATACTGGTTCTGTCTTTACCGTGCGAATCCCTAAAAGAAAGTAA
- a CDS encoding F0F1 ATP synthase subunit gamma → MSETLGNLRRKMSGAGKLGSVVRTMKALAASNRGQYENAVSALIDYDRTVELGLVAYFQQGAGLDYGVDQAEQIDKGVIGAIIFGSDQGLVGKFNEALVEFTMDALSALPGEKRIWAVGERVDVRLKDAGMPPVGTFVVPNSVTAITPLVGQILTEFEKHRRKGEIGQVYLFHNRPQSGALYESVNQRLLPLDKQWRHHLTEVSWPSDNLPDILAGGETTLSALIREYLFVSLFKACAESLAAENASRLAAMQRAEKNIDELLEDLSRTFHRLRQSTIDEELFDVVAGYELLSKEKK, encoded by the coding sequence ATGAGCGAGACACTGGGAAATTTGCGCCGTAAGATGAGCGGTGCCGGCAAACTTGGATCCGTAGTCCGGACCATGAAAGCGTTAGCTGCCTCAAACAGGGGGCAGTACGAAAACGCTGTGAGTGCCCTGATAGATTATGATCGTACTGTGGAACTGGGGTTGGTTGCCTACTTCCAGCAAGGAGCCGGGCTGGACTACGGTGTGGATCAGGCCGAACAAATAGACAAAGGTGTGATTGGAGCAATCATTTTTGGCTCGGACCAGGGACTTGTCGGCAAATTCAATGAGGCGCTGGTGGAGTTTACCATGGATGCGCTGAGTGCTTTGCCAGGGGAGAAAAGGATCTGGGCGGTTGGCGAGCGTGTTGACGTGCGTCTGAAGGATGCCGGAATGCCACCGGTGGGAACATTCGTGGTACCGAATTCGGTCACAGCCATCACGCCGCTTGTCGGTCAGATTCTTACCGAGTTTGAAAAGCATCGGCGGAAAGGCGAGATCGGGCAGGTCTACCTCTTTCACAACCGTCCCCAGTCCGGGGCGTTGTATGAGTCCGTTAATCAACGGTTGCTGCCGCTTGACAAGCAATGGCGCCACCACCTGACCGAAGTCAGCTGGCCGTCTGATAATCTTCCCGATATCCTGGCAGGTGGCGAGACAACACTCTCGGCGCTTATCCGTGAATATCTTTTCGTATCGCTCTTCAAGGCTTGCGCTGAATCACTGGCTGCTGAAAATGCCAGCCGTCTGGCCGCGATGCAACGTGCCGAAAAAAATATTGATGAACTGCTGGAGGATTTGAGCCGGACCTTCCATCGTCTGCGGCAGAGTACCATAGATGAAGAGTTGTTCGATGTCGTCGCCGGTTATGAATTACTGAGCAAAGAAAAAAAATGA
- a CDS encoding potassium channel family protein — MRIVFIGTGKVSIETAKELIRKGHEVVIIEIDKDMIDELSEELDCSFLHGDGSLPNILHEVNPGETDFLFCLTNSDQVNLIASLVGRSLGFVRIVTSIGDPQFETICHELGLKDTINPSRTISRFLVDMAGGGEIIELSTVIKDEARFFTLIATEKDAVAAKDLKLPAEAKVICYYRDGKFSHADEKTEFCFGDEIVILTHSKNMPVLEERWQPKPVPEELQSKE; from the coding sequence ATGAGAATTGTATTTATTGGAACCGGTAAAGTAAGTATCGAAACTGCCAAGGAACTGATCAGAAAGGGTCATGAAGTCGTTATCATCGAGATTGATAAGGATATGATCGATGAATTGTCTGAAGAGCTGGACTGCAGCTTTCTTCATGGTGATGGCAGTCTGCCGAATATCCTGCATGAAGTCAATCCCGGGGAAACAGATTTTCTGTTTTGTCTGACCAACAGTGATCAGGTCAACCTTATCGCCAGTCTCGTTGGCCGTTCCCTTGGTTTTGTAAGGATAGTGACAAGCATCGGCGATCCCCAGTTCGAAACTATCTGCCATGAATTGGGTCTGAAGGACACGATCAATCCCTCCCGAACCATCAGTCGTTTTCTGGTGGACATGGCAGGTGGTGGTGAAATCATTGAACTTTCAACGGTCATAAAGGATGAAGCACGTTTTTTCACCTTGATTGCCACAGAGAAAGATGCGGTCGCAGCCAAAGATCTGAAATTACCAGCCGAAGCGAAGGTTATCTGCTATTACCGTGACGGTAAGTTTTCCCATGCCGATGAAAAAACAGAATTTTGCTTCGGCGACGAGATCGTGATTTTAACCCATAGTAAAAATATGCCCGTGCTGGAAGAGCGTTGGCAGCCGAAGCCGGTGCCAGAAGAGCTGCAATCGAAGGAGTAA